The following coding sequences lie in one Drosophila bipectinata strain 14024-0381.07 chromosome XR, DbipHiC1v2, whole genome shotgun sequence genomic window:
- the LOC108129820 gene encoding WW domain-binding protein 11 — protein sequence MGRRSINTTKSGKYMNPTDQARKEARKKELKKNKRQRQMVRAAVLKNKDPSQILEEMEKIDEMEYNVLQPSPLNEKVLRDKRKKLKETFDRVMRLYHNDEPEHWADLKRKEVEYEKKRLKKQQYYESVKHAQSVQVDEIPLPAPVSSAASGGAAPVPSGPGAGGSFGGATGIRVPPPPMTMALPPYAPGAPPGVAKNSELNASEGPPEKSKDDEDWLGVPPGPPPDLFAMAELDSDAEGNTDYDGEAEEEEREKEHSDKLKRSKDKDKEASEPSTQNIDDFMKEMEHVHKRKHRKLAAPEDDDDDDDDEADKDDDEDDEHDDPEKDKKSVSSSDSDDEDDDPDEDEEMSEPPPKAAPPKPAPSSAPIQPAPAPPTAPTLPAIPLPPASSVPAPPQLPQMPPLHNLGPPGIMYRPPPMRPPHSGSGFGMRMPPGPPPGARPPHLGPIPRMGIRMPPGPPPGLPPRMAHHNKPGIGGTGGGPGSGPPKDSAKGVTTITAKPQIRNLSADVTRFVPSTLRVKREDQRRSARPKHASGDSNHGQSEGGHSKPPTKDDAYLQFMNEMQGLL from the exons ATGGGGCGCCGCTCCATCAACACCACCAAGAGTGGGAAATACATGAATCCCACGGATCAGGCGC GCAAGGAGGCTCGCAAAAAGGAGCTCAAGAAGAACAAGAGACAGCGCCAAATGGTCCGGGCAGCTGTCCTGAAGAACAAGGATCCCTCCCAGATACTCGAAGAAATGGAGAAAATCGACGAAATGG AGTACAATGTCCTGCAGCCATCGCCGCTTAATGAGAAGGTGTTGCGGGACAAGCGCAAGAAGCTGAAGGAGACCTTCGACCGTGTCATGCGACTATAC CATAACGACGAGCCGGAGCACTGGGCAGACTTGAAACGCAAGGAGGTGGAGTACGAAAAGAAGCGCCTGAAGAAGCAGCAGTACTATGAGAGCGTCAAGCACGCCCAGAGCGTTCAGGTCGATGAAATTCCCCTGCCAGCGCCTGTTAGCTCCGCCGCATCGGGTGGTGCTGCCCCGGTGCCAAGTGGGCCCGGAGCCGGTGGCAGCTTTGGTGGTGCCACCGGTATACGAGTTCCCCCACCTCCGATGACCATGGCACTGCCGCCCTATGCTCCTGGCGCTCCGCCGGGtgtggccaaaaatagcgAACTGAATGCCAGCGAAGGGCCACCAGAGAAATCCAAAGACGATGAGGACTGGCTGGGTGTACCGCCAGGCCCGCCGCCCGACTTGTTCGCCATGGCCGAACTGGACTCGGATGCCGAGGGCAATACGGACTACGACGGCGaggccgaggaggaggagaggGAGAAGGAGCACAGCGATAAGCTGAAGAGGAGCAAGGACAAGGATAAGGAGGCTTCAGAGCCCAGTACACAAAACATCGATGATTTTATGAAGGAAATGGAACACGTACACAAGCGGAAGCATCGCAAGCTGGCCGCTCCggaagatgatgatgatgatgatgacgatgaggCGGACAAGGATGACGATGAGGACGACGAGCACGATGACCCGGAGAAGGACAAAAAGTCTGTAAGCAGCAGCGACAGTGACGACGAGGACGATGATCCGGATGAGGACGAGGAAATGTCCGAACCGCCGCCCAAAGCAGCTCCACCCAAGCCGGCTCCCAGCTCTGCACCCATCCAGCCAGCTCCCGCTCCTCCGACGGCGCCCACACTGCcggcgattcccctgccaccGGCATCCTCCGTGCCCGCGCCACCCCAGCTCCCCCAAATGCCGCCGCTGCACAATCTCGGACCACCGGGCATTATGTACCGCCCGCCGCCCATGCGTCCGCCGCACTCGGGCTCCGGATTCGGCATGCGCATGCCACCGGGACCACCGCCCGGCGCACGACCACCACATCTAGGACCAATACCACGCATGGGCATTCGCATGCCGCCGGGTCCGCCACCGGGACTACCACCCCGTATGGCGCATCACAACAAACCGGGCATCGGAGGAACAGGTGGTGGTCCAGGCTCGGGTCCACCCAAGGACTCGGCCAAGGGCGTGACCACCATTACAGCCAAGCCACAAATTAG GAATCTAAGCGCAGATGTGACCCGTTTTGTGCCCTCCACATTGCGGGTGAAGCGAGAGGATCAGCGGCGTTCGGCGCGACCGAAACATGCATCCGGAGACTCCAATCACGGCCAGTCGGAGGGGGGACACAGCAAGCCACCGACCAAGGACGATGCCTATCTGCAGTTCATGAACGAAATGCAGGGCCTGTTGTAG